CCAAGGTCAACCAGCTCGCCGTAGAAGTTGATGCCTTCACCGTAGAGGATCTGGAATTCAGCCTGTTTGAACGGCGCAGCGACTTTGTTTTTCACCACTTTCACGCGGGTTTCGCTACCTACCACTTCCTCGCCCTCTTTCACCGCGCCGATACGGCGGATGTCGAGACGGACAGAAGCGTAGAATTTCAGCGCGTTACCGCCGGTCGTGGTTTCCGGGTTACCAAACATCACGCCAATCTTCATACGGATCTGGTTGATGAAGATAAGCAGGGTGTTAGAGTTTTTCAGGTTACCGGCCAGCTTACGCATCGCCTGGCTCATCATACGTGCCGCGAGGCCCATGTGAGAGTCGCCGATTTCGCCTTCGATTTCCGCTTTCGGCGTCAGGGCCGCAACGGAGTCGACAACCAGCACGTCAACCGCGCCGGAGCGCGCCAGCGCGTCACAGATTTCCAGCGCCTGCTCGCCGGTGTCCGGCTGAGAGCAGAGCAGGTTATCGATATCTACGCCGAGCTTACGGGCATAGACGGGATCGAGCGCGTGCTCTGCGTCGATAAACGCACAGGTTTTACCGGCGCGCTGTGCCGCGGCGATAACCTGCAGCGTCAGCGTGGTTTTACCTGAAGATTCCGGGCCGTAAATTTCCACGATACGCCCCATCGGCAGACCGCCCGCTCCCAGCGCGATATCCAGGGAGAGAGAGCCGGTGGAGATCGTTTCCACATCCATGGTGCGATCTTCACCCAAACGCATGATGGAGCCTTTGCCGAATTGCTTCTCAATCTGGCCGAGTGCTGCCGCCAACGCCTTCTGCTTGTTTTCGTCGATAGCCATTTTTACTCCTGTCATGCAGGGTGAGCCCAATTGCGCCACGCTGCGAATTTGTTTCGTTGGTGCAATTATACTGTATGAGCATACAGTATCAAGTGTTTTGTATAAAATGTTGCCACAAGGTTTGCAGCGCAAACGCGGTCGCCTGACGGCGTACGGAATCCCGATTGCCATCAAAGCGTTGCACGCGAGCTTCGACCCTTCCCTGGTTGTCGGCAAAGCCAAACCAGACGGTGCCGACGGGCTTATCAGAGGTGCCGCCATCAGGCCCGGCGATACCGCTGACTGAGACGGCGTAAGAGGCCGCCGCCGCATTCAGCGCGCCCAGCGCCATTTGCCTGACGACCGGCTCGCTGACCGCGCCATGCGCCGCGAGCGTGGCGCCATCCACGCCGA
This DNA window, taken from Cronobacter universalis NCTC 9529, encodes the following:
- the recA gene encoding recombinase RecA, yielding MAIDENKQKALAAALGQIEKQFGKGSIMRLGEDRTMDVETISTGSLSLDIALGAGGLPMGRIVEIYGPESSGKTTLTLQVIAAAQRAGKTCAFIDAEHALDPVYARKLGVDIDNLLCSQPDTGEQALEICDALARSGAVDVLVVDSVAALTPKAEIEGEIGDSHMGLAARMMSQAMRKLAGNLKNSNTLLIFINQIRMKIGVMFGNPETTTGGNALKFYASVRLDIRRIGAVKEGEEVVGSETRVKVVKNKVAAPFKQAEFQILYGEGINFYGELVDLGVKHKLIEKAGAWYSYNGEKIGQGKANATNFLKENKPMADEIEKKLREMLLNNQDATPDFTVDDNDGGVEETNEEF
- the pncC gene encoding nicotinamide-nucleotide amidase, which translates into the protein MTDNELMQLSQQLGAALKAQGATVTTAESCTGGWVAKVITDIAGSSAWFERGFVTYSNEAKEQLIGVDGATLAAHGAVSEPVVRQMALGALNAAAASYAVSVSGIAGPDGGTSDKPVGTVWFGFADNQGRVEARVQRFDGNRDSVRRQATAFALQTLWQHFIQNT